Within Sorghum bicolor cultivar BTx623 chromosome 2, Sorghum_bicolor_NCBIv3, whole genome shotgun sequence, the genomic segment GAAATGCATGGGGTTGCCTTTGCAAATTATTAATGTAATTATTGTAAAtgtctttcttttatttttttaggatATAACTGATATACATTGtcaagaaaaacaaaagtacAAAGTACAAAGTACATTGTTCTTCATAAAAGGACCCGACACAAAATTAAAGGGCCTGCAAGATTTCTAGTGTTGGATTGAAGCTCTAAAGTTACATTTTCTGTTTGTGGCAGACTAGATACATCGTGGATGAATTGAAGGACAAGAGTAACTTAGAGGTAGACCCTAGTTCATGGGTGGTAGTGTCAGAGTCTCTCCCCTTGCAGCAGAATGGGTAACCTTTCTTCTAGTACTAATCACCAGTTCACCACAAAATTCAGCATGTGGATGCTGATTGATTTGATTAAGAAAggaatttatataaaatattaaattccAGTCAATGGGTTATTGGATTTTCAACATCcaagtattttttattttcaattCATGTGGTGCACATTAATGGGCAGGCATGGCTATCTTTGACACTATTCTCTTGTTATAGGTGGGACTGTGGCATGTTTATGCTTAAATACATTGATTTCCATAGCAGAGGTATCAAACCATGTTTCAGTCAGGTAATGTTGACCGGTGAAAAACATACGTACATATCTgtaatttcagttgactacttaGATTGAGGGGCTTGAGTTTTGTCATACTTAAAAGGGAACTTTTAACTTGCTGATATGAAGCTTAAATTCTGATGCAGTAGTACAATCATACACTGTGGTGTTACGTATTAAGAAGTTTCTGTTTAGCTTGATGTTTGTCTTAATGTTGTGTGCAGGAACACATGATGTATTTTAGGAACCGAACAGCAAAAGAGATCATGACATTAAGAGCTGACTGAAGAATGACCATTTCATGGCCACCATTCTTTGACATTTTCTCAAGTCAGGTATTTCTTTTTAAACAGTAGAGATGTGATTCTAAGGCTGTTGGTATGAATTCAAGTCGATGGCACCAGACCTTTGTAGGTATGTATTTGTTAGGACCTGATTTTGTTAGCGAAAAGTGAAAAGAGAGGTAAGGTAAAACAATGCATGGATACAGAAATGTAGGAGTTCAGAAATAGTTTGACAAAATGGTCACACCTATGTAATTGCATTGGAACTAACTAAAGTTAGTACAAGGAACTGACACTtagttttgttttgtttatttgtttggAATAAACATAGCATATGTTGTTGTGAAAACTAAGCTAGTGATTGCATGACTCTGGTGTGAATCTTCTTTAGCGTTTTATGTATTTGGGAAGTTTTTTGGTTGTGCATGGATAAACAATTGTGAATCTTGTTCCATGAGTTTTGCGACCTATATAAACATTCAGTGGTTATGGGCTTAAATCGGTCCAGAAAAAAGATGtaaccgtgtgtttggttgggggttgAGTGAgttgggttggatccaacccagtttttggggacggagccaacccgttttagtgtttggttgaaggattGGGGACAGAGCGGCTCCATCCAGTGTTTGGATGAAGGAATTCAGTGTTTGGTGGGAGCCAACCCGGTTGGAGCGGCTCCGTCCGCCAGATTTTGACGGACGGGTCCAACCCGCATCTGAGAGGAATATTCCACCCTGGAGCCAACCCAACCCTCccatcctccaaccaaacagccaCGAGAATGGGTTCGCTCCGACCCGGCTCGCTCcgctctccaaccaaacacacggtaagATACTCTGTAGTCAGAGGAAGCATATTGGAACAACTTCAGACTTTTCAGGCTAAAATCATAAAGCTGTACCTAGAGGGCCACATATGTACACATTTGCAACTCTGCACTTGAACAACCAACCACCACTACAGTTTCTTTCTCTAGCTAGCTAGGAGCACAAGACAGAACATTGAATGTTAATAGAGGGTTGATCACTTTATTTCACAAAAACTTGTGACAAAGCTAACCAACAACAATCTTAACAAATCGAATCATCTTCCCGCCAGTAGAAGCTGACTACTTAGATGCCTAAAAATGCTCTGCACTGTGACTCCCAATGCTCCTTAGCCAGGCGAACACGTTCAACTCGCTccaattgcattctcttctcccAGTACTCTGGACAACTGTTGAGAGATTGAAAATTCAACACACTAGTAATTGACTAATAGTAATACATTGTCCTAGAAAGCTGTAAGGGCTTATACTTACCTGTGACTCAACAGCATGTTGAGTTCATCCAGGTGCATAGCGTCAGGAAAGACCCCTTGCTGAAACAGGAATAGAATGGTTGGCTAGATGATGCTCAAGTATCTACTCATTGAAGTAAGTGATAAAGTATTTACCTGTCGGCATAGGGGACATTTTGATTTGTGATCTGCAGACTTCAGCCCATCGACAATTGTCACAGATGCAGCAGAACAGCAGCATAAGTAGCAGAATATGTGGCCACAGGAAAGAGAGACTGGATCAAACACTGTATCCTGTGaataaaaatttgaaaaatgaAGAGTTTGATTATGGATTTTAAATAGAGAGGATGGGGAACCTTGGTAACTAGGAATAATATAGCAAGGATATATTGTTCTCTTAACCCAAGTTTACAGGGCAAAATAGCACTGTAATTGTAAGAAGTGCAACTCACCAAGCATATGGAACATGTCAAGCTAATATCAACACGCATGGAGTCAAAGAGGTTGCATGAGAGCGTTGGTCTGTCGTCATCGAATACGAGGGAACAGTCGCCAAAGAGTTCCATTGCAGCGGCATTGTTCTTCTTGCTCCTCCTCAAGTTCATGTAGAAAGCCATCAGCTCACAGAGCCATGGGGACTGAAGTATCTCAATGTGGAGGCTCTGAGCTTGAGCTTTGAATTCTTGCCCTTGCTTTGAGTAATGTATCTGCAAAAGAGTTGTTTTTCATAAATTCTCTGTGATTACCTATTCGTATCAAGTTACTATTATAATCTGAAATgcaaatatatatagatatgcATTTGATTGATGGATTTAGCTCCTATCCTTTTTTCCCCTATTACTGTGTACTATACATTAAGGTCGAATTTTATTTTTGTTCCTGCACTTCTGTTGTGCAAATAAACTGATTCCCGCGAAATTCAT encodes:
- the LOC8074431 gene encoding probable E3 ubiquitin-protein ligase BAH1-like 1; translation: MKFGKKYEAYMRGMEAELPAVGIKRLKKMLKTCRRSTSPSPSPSAAASSDRRCTGHCTVCDGSFFPSLLNEMSAVVGCFNEKAKKLLELHLASGFKKYTMWFTNKGGKSHGRLTQQGKDLVTYAIINAVAMRKILKKYDKIHYSKQGQEFKAQAQSLHIEILQSPWLCELMAFYMNLRRSKKNNAAAMELFGDCSLVFDDDRPTLSCNLFDSMRVDISLTCSICLDTVFDPVSLSCGHIFCYLCCCSAASVTIVDGLKSADHKSKCPLCRQQGVFPDAMHLDELNMLLSHSCPEYWEKRMQLERVERVRLAKEHWESQCRAFLGI